A DNA window from Massilia putida contains the following coding sequences:
- a CDS encoding vanadium-dependent haloperoxidase: MERRTFLRMGSAFALGNALAACGGGDKPPAIAAAPPQLKAVVGWNQAALQAVRNVKPGPPMVARSLAVLHTTMYNAWAAYSPTAIQTPHGPPVRRPENEQLAVNKAMAMSHAAYRVLIDQFPTQKALFDSYMASLGYAPTPNTADLASPQGIGQALAAAMLDYCHKDGANQLGNLTPTGVPYADYTGYAPKNPALVVDQPTPLADMPAPGNWQPLTFADASGATVTPGYLAACWDHMTPFALTSADQYRPGPPAAFGTPEYTAQAQHILDVQAALTERQKVIAEYWADGPKSELPPGHWCLLAQFVSERDHNTDDQDVLLFFALANALSDAAIAAWDAKRAYDSERPITAIRYLMQGKSITGYGTPGVAAGLRQIPGETWVPYQPNTFPTPPFPEHVSGHSTFSAAAAEVLRRFTGSDVFGASYTKPARSMVVEPSLPSTDVTLSWATFSDAADEAGLSRIYGSIHFDNANTAGKDLGRKVGALVFDKAQRYWTGQA, from the coding sequence ATGGAGCGACGTACGTTTCTCAGGATGGGTAGCGCATTCGCACTCGGCAACGCCCTCGCCGCCTGTGGCGGTGGCGACAAGCCCCCGGCAATTGCCGCGGCACCACCGCAGCTGAAGGCCGTGGTCGGCTGGAACCAGGCCGCGCTGCAGGCGGTACGCAACGTGAAGCCCGGCCCGCCGATGGTCGCGCGCTCGCTCGCGGTGCTGCATACGACCATGTACAACGCGTGGGCGGCGTACAGTCCGACCGCGATCCAGACGCCGCATGGCCCGCCGGTACGGCGTCCGGAAAACGAACAGCTGGCTGTCAACAAGGCCATGGCGATGAGCCATGCGGCCTACCGCGTGCTGATCGACCAGTTCCCCACGCAAAAGGCGTTGTTCGACAGCTATATGGCGAGCCTCGGCTACGCCCCGACCCCGAACACGGCGGACCTCGCTTCGCCCCAGGGCATCGGCCAGGCGCTGGCGGCGGCCATGCTCGACTATTGCCACAAGGACGGCGCCAACCAGCTGGGCAACCTCACGCCGACCGGGGTACCGTACGCGGATTACACGGGGTATGCGCCGAAAAACCCGGCGCTCGTCGTCGATCAACCGACCCCGCTCGCCGACATGCCGGCGCCGGGCAACTGGCAACCGCTGACGTTCGCCGACGCGTCCGGCGCCACCGTGACGCCCGGCTATCTCGCCGCCTGCTGGGACCACATGACACCGTTCGCGCTGACCTCGGCCGACCAGTACCGCCCGGGCCCGCCCGCGGCATTCGGCACGCCCGAATACACGGCGCAGGCGCAGCACATCCTCGACGTGCAGGCCGCGCTCACCGAACGGCAGAAAGTCATCGCCGAGTATTGGGCGGACGGCCCCAAATCCGAACTGCCGCCCGGACACTGGTGCCTGTTGGCGCAGTTCGTGTCGGAACGCGACCACAACACCGACGACCAGGACGTGCTGCTGTTTTTCGCGCTGGCCAATGCCCTGTCCGACGCGGCGATCGCCGCCTGGGATGCCAAGCGTGCCTACGATTCCGAACGCCCGATCACGGCCATCCGCTATCTGATGCAAGGCAAGTCCATCACGGGCTACGGGACGCCGGGCGTGGCGGCCGGCCTGCGCCAGATTCCCGGCGAGACGTGGGTGCCGTACCAGCCGAACACGTTCCCGACGCCGCCCTTCCCCGAACATGTGTCCGGTCACAGCACGTTCAGCGCCGCCGCGGCGGAAGTGCTGCGGCGTTTCACGGGCAGCGACGTGTTCGGCGCCAGCTATACGAAGCCGGCGCGTTCGATGGTGGTCGAGCCGTCCCTGCCGTCCACCGACGTGACGCTGAGCTGGGCGACGTTCAGCGACGCGGCGGACGAAGCGGGCCTGTCCCGCATCTACGGCAGCATTCACTTCGATAACGCCAATACCGCCGGAAAAGACCTCGGCCGCAAAGTCGGTGCGCTCGTGTTCGACAAGGCGCAGCGTTACTGGACAGGGCAAGCCTGA
- the clpP gene encoding ATP-dependent Clp endopeptidase proteolytic subunit ClpP translates to MTPQIPQGLGLVPTVIEQTGRGERAFDIYSCLLKERVIFLVGEVTEQSANLIVAQLLFLESDNPDKDIALYINSPGGSVYAGMAVYDTMQFVKPDVSTLCTGFAASMGSFLLAAGARGKRYALPNARIMIHQPHGGSQGVAADIDIQAREMLYQRHRLNTILAERTGQTLARIEKDTDRDRYMSAAEGAEYGLIDRVLTGRER, encoded by the coding sequence ATGACACCGCAGATTCCGCAAGGCCTCGGCCTCGTCCCCACCGTCATCGAACAGACCGGGCGCGGCGAACGCGCCTTCGACATTTATTCCTGCCTGCTCAAGGAGCGGGTGATCTTCCTCGTCGGCGAGGTGACGGAGCAATCCGCCAACCTGATCGTCGCGCAACTGCTGTTCCTCGAGTCGGACAATCCCGACAAGGACATTGCACTGTACATCAACTCGCCCGGCGGGTCCGTGTACGCGGGCATGGCCGTGTACGACACGATGCAGTTCGTCAAGCCGGACGTGTCGACCTTGTGCACGGGATTCGCCGCCAGCATGGGCTCGTTCCTGCTGGCGGCGGGCGCACGCGGCAAGCGTTACGCGTTGCCGAACGCCCGCATCATGATCCACCAGCCGCACGGCGGCTCGCAGGGCGTGGCGGCCGACATCGACATCCAGGCGCGCGAGATGCTGTACCAGCGGCACCGGCTGAATACGATCCTGGCCGAACGCACGGGGCAGACGCTGGCGCGCATCGAGAAGGATACCGACCGCGACCGCTATATGTCGGCGGCCGAGGGGGCGGAATACGGGTTGATCGACCGGGTCTTGACGGGGCGGGAGCGTTGA
- a CDS encoding sigma-70 family RNA polymerase sigma factor has translation MPCTTDSDAALFERLRPRLKAISLRIVGSEADAEDVVQDCFLKWHGTAQDALATPAAWLTTVVRHQSIDRLRRRVREALAAHAALELVPQADPAPPEDALLRRAELGEALARLLACLSPSERLALVLHDVFDCNHADIAAALGSTPAAARQHLSRARRRLRARADDPAPDDKLCRELIRRFHAALDGLDVPAMVTLLGETQPMAVRASASANDASYAVLLAA, from the coding sequence ATGCCATGTACCACGGATAGTGACGCCGCCCTGTTCGAACGACTGCGTCCGCGCCTGAAAGCGATCAGCCTGCGCATCGTCGGCAGCGAGGCGGACGCCGAGGACGTCGTGCAGGACTGTTTTCTCAAATGGCATGGCACGGCGCAGGACGCGCTGGCGACGCCGGCCGCATGGCTGACGACCGTCGTCCGCCACCAGTCGATCGACCGGCTGCGCCGCCGCGTGCGCGAGGCGCTGGCGGCGCACGCCGCCCTGGAACTCGTGCCGCAGGCCGACCCCGCGCCGCCGGAAGACGCCCTGCTGCGGCGCGCGGAACTGGGCGAGGCGCTCGCCCGTCTGCTCGCGTGCCTGTCGCCGTCGGAGCGGCTGGCGCTCGTGCTGCACGACGTCTTCGACTGCAACCACGCCGACATCGCGGCGGCGCTCGGATCGACGCCGGCGGCCGCGCGCCAGCACCTGTCGCGCGCACGCCGGCGCCTGCGCGCGCGCGCGGACGACCCGGCGCCGGACGACAAGCTGTGCCGCGAACTGATCCGGCGCTTCCACGCCGCGCTCGACGGCCTCGACGTGCCGGCGATGGTCACCCTGCTCGGCGAGACGCAGCCGATGGCCGTGCGTGCGAGCGCGAGCGCCAACGATGCGTCGTACGCCGTCCTGCTGGCGGCCTAG
- a CDS encoding YVTN family beta-propeller repeat protein has protein sequence MNTINRLALAAGALAVAQAALALPSPTDRVYTADQNTNTVSVFDPANNRLLGQIVLGNPRPDVLSPLYRGEINVHGLGFSPDHRTLIAISNGSNSVTFIDTATNKVKGKTYVGRSPHEGFFTADGKEVWVVVRGEDYISVIDPDTFKETRRIPTAVGPGMVQFLPDGKLAFAVSSFTPEVDVIDVKAHKVIKRIPVVSPFSPFLQFTPDFREMWMTHKDVGKVTRIDTRTLQVTGVIDTGFITNHLAFARAGGKTYAYVTVGGENAVKVYTTDKDAALVATIPTGALPHGIWTADDSSRVYVGLENGDGVDVVDPAVNKVVAHMPGGQAPQALVYLSHVAPPGSAENLSPRVNQDAVNIPLAARDGAAARGFVVARQLGVVDALEVSVFKLKPATQYGVYLGGQAVGTLRTDAKGNANGTMIGPVRAFTRPDAAPPDHAAGKVLIMEGTTAPSPAAAVLAE, from the coding sequence ATGAACACCATTAACCGACTCGCTCTGGCAGCCGGCGCCCTCGCCGTCGCGCAGGCTGCGCTCGCCCTCCCCTCGCCCACGGACCGCGTGTACACGGCCGACCAGAACACGAACACGGTCTCGGTGTTCGACCCGGCGAACAACCGCCTGCTAGGCCAGATCGTGCTGGGCAACCCGCGCCCCGACGTGCTGTCGCCGCTGTACCGGGGCGAGATCAACGTGCACGGCCTTGGTTTCTCGCCCGACCACAGGACGCTGATCGCGATCTCGAACGGTTCCAATTCCGTGACGTTCATCGACACGGCCACGAACAAGGTCAAGGGCAAGACCTATGTCGGCCGCTCGCCCCACGAAGGCTTCTTCACGGCCGACGGCAAGGAGGTCTGGGTCGTCGTGCGCGGCGAGGATTACATCTCGGTCATCGACCCGGACACGTTCAAGGAGACGCGCCGCATCCCGACGGCCGTGGGTCCGGGCATGGTCCAGTTCCTGCCCGACGGGAAGCTGGCCTTCGCCGTCTCCAGCTTCACGCCGGAGGTCGACGTCATCGACGTCAAGGCGCACAAGGTGATCAAGCGGATTCCCGTCGTCAGCCCGTTCTCGCCCTTCCTGCAGTTCACGCCGGACTTCCGCGAGATGTGGATGACGCACAAGGACGTCGGCAAGGTCACGCGCATCGACACGCGCACGTTGCAGGTGACGGGCGTGATCGACACCGGCTTCATCACGAACCACCTCGCCTTCGCCCGCGCGGGCGGCAAGACGTACGCCTACGTGACGGTCGGCGGCGAGAACGCCGTCAAGGTCTACACGACGGACAAGGACGCGGCGCTCGTCGCCACGATCCCGACGGGCGCGCTGCCGCACGGGATCTGGACGGCGGACGACAGCAGCCGGGTCTACGTGGGACTGGAGAACGGCGACGGCGTCGACGTCGTCGACCCGGCCGTCAACAAGGTCGTCGCGCACATGCCCGGCGGGCAGGCGCCGCAGGCGCTCGTCTACCTGTCGCACGTGGCGCCGCCGGGCAGCGCGGAGAACCTGAGCCCGCGCGTCAACCAGGATGCCGTCAACATTCCGCTGGCCGCGCGCGACGGCGCGGCGGCGCGCGGCTTCGTCGTCGCCCGCCAGCTGGGCGTCGTGGATGCGCTCGAGGTGTCCGTGTTCAAGCTCAAGCCGGCCACGCAGTACGGCGTGTATCTCGGCGGCCAGGCGGTCGGCACGCTGCGCACCGACGCGAAAGGCAATGCGAACGGCACGATGATCGGGCCGGTGCGCGCGTTCACGCGGCCGGATGCGGCGCCGCCGGACCACGCGGCCGGGAAGGTGCTGATCATGGAGGGCACGACGGCGCCCTCCCCGGCGGCGGCCGTGCTGGCGGAGTGA
- a CDS encoding NAD-dependent succinate-semialdehyde dehydrogenase — protein sequence MTTSSYPDTRLLIANEWVDATGGKTIPVVNPATGQAIGTVAHAAIADLDRALAAAQQGFEAWRFVPAAERAATMRRAANLLRERAGDIARLLTQEQGKPLAEAKMEAMAGAEIIDWFAAEGMRVYGRIVPARNPQAQQLVLKEPVGPVAAFTPWNFPINQIVRKLAAALATGCSFLCKAPEETPASPAALFQCFVDAGVPAGVVGLVFGDPAEISGYLIPHPVIRKVTFTGSTPVGKQLAALAGAHMKRVTMELGGHAPVIVAEDADVALAVKAAGAAKFRNAGQVCISPTRFLVHNAIKDEFTRAFVAHAEGLKLGDGLAEGTTLGPLANARRVAAMTKVVEDAQARGAIVATGGKRVGDAGNFFAPTILADVPLEASIFNDEPFGPVAGIRGFDSLEDAIAEANRLPYGLAGYAFTRSIKNAHLLMNRVEVGMLWINQPATPSAELPFGGIKDSGYGSEGGPEALESYLNTKAVSMVGV from the coding sequence ATGACGACTTCCAGCTACCCCGACACCCGCCTCCTCATCGCCAACGAATGGGTCGACGCCACCGGCGGCAAGACGATCCCGGTCGTGAACCCGGCCACCGGCCAGGCGATCGGCACGGTTGCCCACGCCGCTATCGCCGACCTGGACCGCGCCCTCGCCGCCGCCCAGCAAGGTTTCGAAGCGTGGCGCTTCGTGCCCGCGGCCGAGCGCGCCGCCACGATGCGCCGCGCCGCGAACCTGCTGCGCGAGCGCGCCGGCGACATCGCCCGCCTCTTGACCCAGGAACAGGGCAAGCCGCTGGCCGAGGCGAAGATGGAAGCCATGGCCGGCGCCGAGATCATCGACTGGTTCGCGGCCGAGGGCATGCGCGTGTACGGCCGCATCGTGCCGGCGCGTAATCCGCAGGCGCAGCAACTGGTGCTGAAAGAGCCGGTCGGCCCGGTCGCCGCGTTCACGCCGTGGAACTTCCCGATCAACCAGATCGTGCGCAAGCTGGCCGCCGCGCTGGCCACCGGCTGCTCGTTCCTGTGCAAGGCACCGGAAGAGACCCCGGCGTCGCCCGCCGCGCTGTTCCAGTGCTTCGTCGATGCGGGCGTGCCGGCGGGCGTCGTGGGCCTCGTGTTCGGTGATCCGGCCGAGATCTCGGGCTATCTGATCCCGCACCCGGTCATCCGCAAGGTGACGTTCACCGGCTCGACCCCGGTCGGCAAGCAGCTGGCCGCGCTGGCCGGCGCGCACATGAAGCGCGTGACGATGGAGCTGGGCGGCCACGCGCCGGTGATCGTCGCCGAGGACGCGGACGTGGCGCTGGCCGTCAAGGCCGCCGGCGCCGCCAAGTTCCGCAACGCGGGCCAGGTCTGCATCTCGCCGACCCGCTTCCTCGTGCACAACGCGATCAAGGACGAATTCACGCGCGCCTTCGTCGCCCATGCGGAAGGCTTGAAACTGGGCGACGGCCTGGCCGAAGGGACCACGCTGGGGCCCCTCGCCAACGCGCGCCGCGTGGCGGCGATGACGAAGGTCGTCGAAGATGCGCAGGCACGCGGCGCCATCGTCGCCACCGGTGGCAAGCGCGTGGGCGACGCCGGCAACTTCTTCGCGCCGACCATCCTCGCCGACGTGCCGCTGGAAGCGTCCATCTTCAACGACGAGCCGTTCGGCCCCGTCGCCGGCATCCGCGGCTTCGACAGCCTGGAAGACGCGATCGCCGAAGCGAACCGCCTGCCGTACGGCCTGGCCGGCTACGCGTTCACGCGCTCGATCAAGAACGCGCACCTCTTGATGAACCGCGTGGAAGTGGGCATGTTGTGGATTAACCAACCGGCCACGCCGAGCGCCGAGCTGCCGTTCGGCGGCATCAAGGATTCGGGCTATGGTTCCGAAGGCGGTCCGGAGGCGCTGGAGTCCTACCTGAACACGAAGGCGGTGTCGATGGTGGGCGTTTAA
- a CDS encoding GGDEF domain-containing protein has translation MPSQPAVNPGLDLKDALLVGAIVFACSIFGIHTAPPGVLAAFWPTNAVLVGLLLRRAHPPRAAHWLLAVAGYIVADLYMDHGWPKTLMLTSTNMLGVTVCYRLFARLSDDVRGLRHPRSMLRFVPVAMSGAAAAGVGGIFIHPALFGGTRAYGFMFWFATELVSYIAILPVLLTMPDLVRRMTGPRRRGDWHHWRPEQLAPLAAFAGSLWLGTQLGGPGVISFPIPAMLWCALTYSLFATAGITLVFSMWTLLAIASGALVIGAPVNTPQAVMSLRVGVTLTALAPLAVASVMVARNELLARLQHAASHDPLTQVLNRGGFMARADSVLAASAQAQWPAAVLMMDIDFFKKVNDTYGHAAGDEVLRGFARMAAGCLRSGDVLGRLGGEEFAVLLPGCGVEDARAIAQRICDAFAAHPVALADGVRLSATVSIGLGCWNAPGTPVGTMLSAADAALYRAKHDGRNRVVLDAAAA, from the coding sequence ATGCCATCCCAACCCGCCGTGAACCCCGGCCTCGACCTGAAAGACGCGCTGCTCGTCGGCGCGATCGTGTTCGCCTGTTCCATTTTCGGCATCCACACGGCCCCGCCGGGCGTGCTGGCCGCGTTCTGGCCGACGAACGCCGTCCTGGTCGGACTGCTGCTGCGGCGCGCCCATCCGCCCCGGGCCGCGCACTGGCTGCTCGCCGTCGCCGGCTATATCGTTGCCGACTTGTACATGGACCACGGCTGGCCCAAGACCTTGATGCTCACGTCGACCAATATGCTGGGCGTGACGGTCTGCTACCGGCTGTTCGCGCGCCTGAGCGACGATGTGCGCGGCTTGCGCCATCCGCGCTCGATGCTGCGCTTCGTGCCGGTGGCCATGAGCGGCGCGGCGGCCGCCGGCGTGGGCGGCATCTTCATCCATCCCGCGCTGTTCGGCGGCACGCGGGCCTACGGGTTCATGTTCTGGTTTGCGACGGAGCTGGTGAGTTACATCGCCATCCTGCCGGTGCTGCTGACCATGCCGGACCTCGTGCGCCGCATGACGGGCCCCCGCCGCCGCGGCGACTGGCACCACTGGCGGCCCGAACAGCTCGCGCCGCTGGCCGCCTTCGCGGGCAGCCTGTGGCTGGGCACGCAGCTGGGCGGCCCGGGCGTGATTTCCTTTCCGATTCCCGCGATGCTGTGGTGCGCACTGACGTACAGCCTGTTCGCCACGGCCGGCATCACGCTGGTGTTTTCGATGTGGACGTTACTGGCCATCGCCAGCGGCGCCCTCGTGATCGGCGCGCCGGTCAACACCCCGCAGGCGGTCATGTCCCTGCGCGTGGGCGTGACCCTGACGGCGCTGGCGCCCCTGGCCGTCGCGAGCGTGATGGTCGCGCGCAACGAGCTGCTGGCGCGCCTGCAGCACGCGGCGTCGCACGATCCGCTGACGCAGGTCCTGAACCGCGGCGGCTTCATGGCGCGCGCCGACAGCGTGCTGGCGGCATCCGCGCAGGCGCAGTGGCCGGCGGCCGTGCTGATGATGGATATCGATTTTTTCAAGAAGGTCAACGACACCTACGGCCACGCGGCGGGCGACGAGGTCTTGCGCGGGTTCGCGCGCATGGCGGCGGGGTGCCTGCGCAGCGGCGACGTGCTGGGCCGCCTGGGCGGCGAAGAGTTCGCCGTGCTGCTGCCCGGCTGCGGCGTCGAGGACGCCCGCGCCATCGCGCAGCGCATCTGCGACGCGTTCGCGGCGCACCCGGTGGCGCTGGCCGACGGCGTGCGTCTTTCCGCCACCGTCAGCATCGGCCTGGGTTGCTGGAACGCGCCCGGGACGCCGGTCGGCACGATGCTGTCAGCGGCCGATGCGGCGCTGTACCGCGCCAAGCACGACGGGCGCAACCGCGTCGTGCTGGACGCGGCGGCGGCTTAA
- the ilvB gene encoding biosynthetic-type acetolactate synthase large subunit gives MNMFPKNGAQSLLDTLVACGVDTVFGYPGGAVLPLYDALAADGRLRHILVRHEQAAVHAAEGYARTTGRLGVVLVTSGPGMANTTSGLLDALSDSIPILCISGQVASKLIGTGAFQECDALGIAQTVTKWRAQVRAADDVAATIRHAVAMATRGRPGPVLVDVPKDVQAQAVRAESGRIAVTAPAHAAPPPQDRVAEAAALIRGARRPVFYGGGGLVNSGPDACALFAELVRWKNAPCTLTLMGLGAFPASAPQWLGMLGMHGTVEANLAMHHADLVLCVGARFDDRVTGDLDHFCPDANIVHIDIDPVSLNRIVEADVSLRGDCADVLARLLRALGPASNPPLDAWWTTIERWRAARCLAFQAKTDAIGPQHLMHTLAGQLAGRDAVVATDVGQHQMWAAQYLRFDAPRRWLTSGGAGTMGYGLPAAIGAQVARPHSTVVCVTGDASVMMNIQELSTAVQHGCPVKVILSNNGCMGMVRQWQELHYGGRYSHSYSEALPDFVALARAFGWRAARVTRGDALDAALAAALAADGPYLLDVAVEQTENCFR, from the coding sequence ATGAACATGTTTCCCAAGAACGGCGCGCAATCGTTGCTGGACACGCTGGTCGCCTGCGGCGTCGATACCGTCTTCGGCTACCCGGGCGGGGCCGTCCTGCCCCTGTACGACGCGCTCGCCGCCGACGGCCGCCTGCGCCACATCCTCGTCCGCCACGAGCAGGCGGCCGTGCATGCCGCCGAGGGCTATGCGCGCACGACGGGCCGGCTCGGCGTCGTGCTGGTCACGTCCGGTCCCGGCATGGCGAACACGACGTCGGGCCTGCTCGATGCCCTCAGCGATTCGATTCCCATCCTCTGCATCAGCGGCCAGGTGGCGAGCAAGCTGATCGGTACAGGCGCGTTCCAGGAGTGCGACGCGCTCGGCATCGCGCAGACCGTCACCAAGTGGCGGGCGCAAGTGCGGGCGGCGGACGACGTCGCCGCGACGATCCGCCACGCCGTCGCGATGGCCACGCGGGGCAGGCCCGGGCCGGTGCTCGTGGACGTGCCGAAAGACGTGCAGGCGCAAGCGGTGCGCGCCGAGTCCGGGCGCATCGCCGTCACCGCCCCCGCGCACGCGGCACCGCCGCCGCAAGACCGGGTGGCCGAAGCGGCGGCACTGATCCGCGGCGCCCGGCGTCCGGTGTTCTACGGTGGTGGCGGCCTCGTCAATTCCGGCCCGGACGCGTGCGCGCTCTTCGCCGAGCTCGTGCGCTGGAAGAACGCGCCGTGCACGCTGACGCTGATGGGGCTGGGCGCGTTTCCCGCGTCGGCGCCGCAGTGGCTCGGCATGCTGGGCATGCATGGCACGGTCGAGGCGAACCTGGCGATGCACCACGCCGACCTCGTGCTGTGCGTCGGCGCCCGCTTCGACGACCGCGTGACGGGCGACCTCGACCATTTCTGCCCGGATGCGAACATCGTTCACATCGACATCGACCCGGTATCTCTCAACCGCATCGTCGAAGCGGACGTGTCCCTGCGCGGCGATTGCGCGGATGTGCTGGCGCGGCTGCTGCGGGCGCTCGGTCCGGCGAGCAATCCGCCGCTGGACGCCTGGTGGACGACCATCGAACGCTGGCGCGCGGCGCGCTGCCTCGCATTCCAGGCAAAGACTGATGCGATCGGACCGCAGCACCTGATGCACACGCTGGCCGGGCAACTCGCCGGCCGGGACGCGGTCGTCGCCACCGACGTCGGCCAGCACCAGATGTGGGCGGCGCAGTATCTGCGCTTCGACGCGCCGCGGCGCTGGCTCACGTCGGGCGGCGCCGGCACGATGGGGTATGGATTGCCGGCCGCGATCGGCGCGCAGGTCGCGCGGCCGCACAGCACGGTCGTCTGCGTCACGGGCGACGCGTCCGTCATGATGAACATCCAGGAATTGTCGACGGCCGTGCAGCATGGCTGTCCCGTCAAGGTGATCCTGTCCAACAACGGCTGCATGGGGATGGTGCGCCAGTGGCAGGAGCTCCATTACGGCGGGCGTTACAGCCACAGTTATTCCGAAGCCTTGCCGGACTTCGTCGCGCTGGCCCGCGCGTTCGGCTGGCGGGCGGCGCGGGTCACGCGGGGCGATGCGCTCGATGCCGCGCTCGCGGCGGCGCTGGCGGCGGACGGGCCGTATCTGCTGGATGTCGCCGTCGAGCAGACCGAAAACTGCTTCCGATGA
- a CDS encoding Lrp/AsnC family transcriptional regulator has protein sequence MNVDEKSFDKHDRTILGILLKDSRTPLQEISSAIGLSSTSCWNRIKRMSDSGLLQAYTVKVDLELLGYQDTVIVQVTLDNHSEETLYEFGRALQEIPEVLEALLISGDYDYFIRIAVKNTKDYERMLREKLYKIPGIRHSKSSFVLRTLKRVDTPLDI, from the coding sequence ATGAATGTTGACGAAAAATCCTTCGACAAGCACGACCGCACCATCCTCGGCATCCTGCTCAAGGACTCGCGCACGCCCCTGCAGGAAATCAGCAGCGCCATCGGCCTGTCGAGCACGTCGTGCTGGAACCGCATCAAGCGCATGAGCGACAGCGGCCTGCTGCAGGCTTATACCGTCAAGGTCGACCTCGAACTGCTCGGCTACCAGGACACCGTGATCGTGCAGGTCACGCTCGACAACCACAGCGAGGAAACCTTGTACGAATTCGGGCGGGCGCTGCAGGAGATACCGGAAGTGCTGGAAGCGTTGCTGATCTCGGGCGATTACGACTATTTCATCCGCATCGCCGTCAAGAACACGAAGGATTACGAGCGCATGCTGCGCGAAAAGCTGTACAAGATTCCCGGCATCCGCCACAGCAAGTCGAGTTTCGTGCTCCGCACCCTCAAGCGTGTCGACACGCCGCTGGATATCTGA
- a CDS encoding DUF305 domain-containing protein: MHTTIRAIVLSLLAGVAGAVGAQTMRHGHDAPAPAAGAPDRFVASSDKPFAALMSDAMAIMDRDMAAAPTNGEAGHDFVTMMIPHHQGAIDMAKAVLLNTRDPVLRNLALGIIAEQQNEINVMRAWLERHPTTKRTRHEHH, encoded by the coding sequence ATGCACACGACGATCCGCGCCATCGTCCTGTCCCTGCTCGCCGGCGTGGCCGGTGCCGTCGGCGCGCAGACGATGCGCCACGGCCACGATGCGCCGGCCCCGGCCGCCGGCGCGCCGGACCGGTTCGTCGCCAGCAGCGACAAGCCGTTCGCCGCGCTGATGAGCGACGCGATGGCGATCATGGACCGCGACATGGCCGCGGCGCCGACGAACGGCGAAGCGGGCCACGACTTCGTCACGATGATGATCCCGCACCACCAGGGCGCCATCGACATGGCGAAGGCCGTCCTGCTGAACACGCGGGACCCTGTGCTCCGCAACCTGGCGCTCGGCATCATCGCCGAGCAGCAAAACGAAATCAATGTGATGCGCGCCTGGCTCGAACGTCACCCCACCACGAAAAGGACTCGGCATGAACACCATTAA